A genomic region of Mycobacterium senriense contains the following coding sequences:
- a CDS encoding NAD(P)H-dependent glycerol-3-phosphate dehydrogenase has protein sequence MASEKREPKVVVLGGGSWGTTVASICARRGPTLQWVRSEATASDINENHRNSRYLGNDVVLSDTLRATTDFAEAANSADVVVMGVPSHGFRGVLSELAKELRPWVPVVSLVKGLEQGTNMRMSQIIEETLPGHPAGILAGPNIAREVGEGYAAAAVLAMPDQHLATRLSGLFRTRRFRVYTSDDVIGVEMAGALKNVYAISVGMGYSLGIGENTRALVIARALREMTKLGVALGGHPDTFPGLAGLGDLIVTCTSQRSRNRHVGEQLGAGKPIDEIIASMNQVAEGVKAASVIMEFANEFGLTMPIAREVDSVINHGSSVEQAYRGLIAEVPGHEVHGSGF, from the coding sequence ATGGCATCTGAGAAGCGCGAACCCAAAGTCGTTGTCCTCGGTGGCGGTTCCTGGGGCACCACCGTGGCATCAATCTGCGCGCGCCGCGGTCCGACGCTGCAGTGGGTGCGCTCTGAGGCGACCGCCTCCGACATCAACGAGAACCACCGCAACAGCCGCTACCTCGGCAACGACGTCGTGCTGAGCGACACCCTGCGCGCCACCACCGACTTCGCCGAGGCCGCCAACTCCGCCGATGTCGTCGTGATGGGCGTTCCCTCGCACGGCTTTCGGGGTGTGCTGAGCGAGCTCGCCAAGGAGCTGCGGCCGTGGGTGCCGGTGGTGTCGCTGGTCAAGGGGCTCGAGCAGGGCACCAACATGCGGATGTCGCAGATCATCGAGGAGACGCTGCCCGGACACCCCGCGGGCATCCTGGCCGGGCCGAACATCGCGCGCGAGGTCGGCGAGGGCTACGCGGCCGCGGCGGTGCTGGCCATGCCGGACCAGCATCTGGCGACCCGGCTGTCGGGCCTGTTTCGCACCCGGCGCTTCCGCGTGTACACCAGCGACGACGTCATCGGGGTGGAGATGGCCGGGGCGCTGAAGAACGTGTACGCCATCTCCGTGGGGATGGGCTACTCGCTGGGCATCGGGGAGAACACCCGCGCGCTGGTGATCGCCCGCGCGTTGCGCGAGATGACCAAGCTGGGCGTCGCCCTGGGCGGCCATCCCGACACCTTCCCGGGCCTGGCCGGGCTGGGCGATCTCATCGTCACCTGTACCAGCCAGCGCAGCCGCAATCGACACGTCGGTGAACAACTCGGCGCGGGCAAGCCGATCGACGAGATCATCGCGTCGATGAACCAGGTCGCCGAGGGCGTCAAGGCCGCCAGCGTGATCATGGAGTTTGCCAACGAATTCGGCCTCACCATGCCGATCGCCCGTGAGGTCGACTCCGTGATCAACCACGGCTCGTCCGTCGAGCAGGCCTATCGGGGCCTGATCGCCGAGGTTCCCGGCCATGAGGTGCACGGCTCGGGCTTCTGA